The Rhododendron vialii isolate Sample 1 chromosome 6a, ASM3025357v1 genome includes a window with the following:
- the LOC131328977 gene encoding protein ACCELERATED CELL DEATH 6-like, producing MSVPKNPALLEEREEEESYGTAESMDPELYRATTEGDILEFIKAMENGTLDRQYYSSAGCVQLGPQKNTVLHIATGSRHYEIVKLLCKDLPFYVAEKNSKGDTPLHIAARAGDSLLVTLLINCDWREGALELVNEEGNTALHEALGHRHPKVAWILINKNPSAWYSVNKEGKSVLYLAAEAGYVDLVKLLMDNPVGNCSVEGSFRNKSAVHAAILGKNIDVLRVLWEKDQSSFHLRCDEEGRNALHFSASIGFLEGVKFLLNNFCAAAYQRDKYGLFPVHTATSKGHVDIIQGMLQHCPDSRELLTLQGQNIFHVAAKSGNDKTVSSMLKMPELEKLLNEKDDEGNTPLHVATICGHPRIVRALTGDERVILELGNDDGLTALDIAEEYMERMASFRKRLTWMALRVAGAPRSPHANVSKTKKPSSAGQNSELENYKDKVNVVLLVATLVAAVTFTAGFTVPGGYNNSNPDQGMATMLAKVKFQEFVICDTVAMYSSIIVTVTLIWAQLGDLSSMRVALKLAVPLLGIALAMMSIAFMAGVYLVVSKLHWLGNIILVMGTNVLIVLALLFVPLCFLGSSNCGICRRLSYFSFRLLLYAFGSYTDRDEKEA from the exons ATGTCGGTACCCAAAAATCCAGCTTTGTTGGAGGAGCGAGAGGAAGAGGAGAGCTATGGGACGGCAGAGTCCATGGACCCCGAACTGTACAGAGCAACTACAGAAGGTGATATTCTTGAATTCATAAAAGCGATGGAAAATGGCACACTAGATAGGCAATATTACTCATCAGCCGGCTGTGTCCAACTAGGTCCTCAGAAAAACACAGTTCTTCATATTGCAACAGGCTCTAGACACTATGAGATCGTTAAGCTCCTTTGCAAGGACTTACCATTCTATGTTGCTGAAAAAAACTCTAAAGGCGACACTCCACTTCACATCGCAGCAAGAGCAGGTGACTCGTTGCTTGTCACGCTACTGATCAATTGTGATTGGAGAGAAGGTGCTTTGGAATTGGTGAATGAAGAGGGTAATACTGCATTGCATGAGGCTTTAGGGCATCGTCATCCGAAGGTGGCTTGGATTCTTATCAATAAGAATCCAAGCGCATGGTATTCGGTTAATAAGGAAGGGAAGTCTGTGCTGTATCTGGCAGCAGAAGCTGGTTATGTTGACCTTGTTAAGCTGCTTATGGATAATCCTGTTGGGAATTGTAGTGTCGAAGGGAGTTTCAGAAACAAGTCAGCAGTTCATGCTGCTATCCTTGGAAAGAACATAG ATGTCCTAAGGGTATTGTGGGAAAAGGACCAGTCCTCCTTCCACTTGAGATGTGATGAGGAGGGGAGAAATGCACTTCACTTTTCTGCATCTATAGGTTTTCTTGAAGGGGTCAAGTTCTTGCTAAACAATTTTTGCGCTGCCGCTTACCAAAGGGACAAATACGGTCTCTTTCCTGTTCACACAGCAACGAGCAAAGGCCATGTCGACATAATCCAAGGGATGCTCCAGCACTGCCCTGATTCAAGGGAACTGCTCACTTTACAAGGTCAGAATATCTTTCATGTCGCAGCCAAGAGTGGAAATGACAAAACAGTTAGTTCTATGCTCAAAATGCCTGAGCTGGAGAAACTGTTAAATGAGAAGGATGATGAAGGAAACACGCCTTTACATGTCGCCACCATTTGTGGGCATCCGAGGATTGTTAGGGCTCTAACAGGGGATGAGAGAGTCATCCTAGAGCTTGGAAACGACGACGGGTTAACAGCGCTGGACATTGCTGAGGAATATATGGAAAGAATGGCATCATTTCGAAAG CGGCTGACCTGGATGGCCCTGAGAGTAGCTGGTGCTCCGCGATCTCCACACGCAAATGtttccaaaactaaaaaacCCTCAAGTGCTGGGCAAAATTCCGAGCTAGAAAATTACAAGGACAAGGTCAATGTTGTTCTACTGGTGGCAACACTAGTCGCAGCTGTAACTTTCACCGCTGGTTTCACTGTCCCTGGTGGCTACAACAATTCCAACCCGGACCAAGGCATGGCAACCATGCTAGCAAAAGTGAAGTTTCAGGAATTCGTGATTTGCGATACCGTAGCTATGTACAGCTCCATCATAGTCACTGTCACACTCATATGGGCACAGTTGGGTGACCTCAGTTCGATGCGTGTTGCCTTGAAATTGGCGGTGCCACTTCTCGGTATTGCACTTGCCATGATGTCCATAGCTTTCATGGCTGGTGTCTACCTTGTGGTGAGCAAACTCCATTGGCTTGGAAATATTATCCTGGTCATGGGCACCAACGTTCTTATCGTGCTCGCATTACTCTTTGTGCCCCTCTGCTTTTTGGGTTCATCCAACTGCGGTATCTGTCGCCGACtgtcatacttttcttttcGTCTCCTACTCTATGCATTTGGAAGCTACACCGACCGTGATGAAAAGGAAGCCTAA